The Ipomoea triloba cultivar NCNSP0323 chromosome 14, ASM357664v1 region NNNNNNNNNNNNNNNNNNNNNNNNNNNNNNNNNNNNNNNNNNNNNNNNNNNNNNNNNNNNNNNNNNNNNNNNNNNNNNNNNNNNNNNNNNNNNNNNNNNNNNNNNNNNNNNNNNNNNNNNNNNNNNNNNNNNNNNNNNNNNNNNNNNNNNNNNNNNNNNNNNNNNNNNNNNNNNNNNNNNNNNNNNNNNNNNNNNNNNNNNNNNNNNNNNNNNNNNNNNNNNNNNNNNNNNNNNNNNNNNNNNNNNNNNNNNNNNNNNNNNNNNNNNNNNNNNNNNNNNNNNNNNNNNNNNNNNNNNNNNNNNNNNNNNNNNNNNNNNNNNNNNNNNNNNNNNNNNNNNNNNNNNNNNNNNNNNNNNNNNNNNNNNNNNNNNNNNNNNNNNNNNNNNNNNNNNNNNNNNNNNNNNNNNNNNNNNNNNNNNNNNNNNNNNNNNNNNNNNNNNNNNNNNNNNNNNNNNNNNNNNNNNNNNNNNNNNNNNNNNNNNNNNNNNNNNNNNNNNNNNNNNNNNNNNNNNNNNNNNNNNNNNNNNNNNNNNNNNNNNNNNNNNNNNNNNNNNNNNNNNNNNNNNNNNNNNNNNNNNNNNNNNNNNNNNNNNNNNNNNNNNNNNNNNNNNNNNNNNNNNNNTCTTTTtttaagcaatttttttttttttttttttttttttttttttttttggtgctgTTTAGATATATAGCTGTTAGTGAATTCATTATGTGTATTGGACAAGAACTTTATTTTAACTCGTGTTTCAATCCTTTGCAAAGGCAACCATGAGTGACGAGGGAGAAAAGACCTGTCCTCTCTGTGCTGAGGAGATGGACCCGACAGATCAACAATTGAAACCCTGCAAATGTGGTTATGAGGtttgttattcttttttattttttgattattCTATTAAAATGAATCTGAAACTGAACTAACCATTtgtgctctattttagcttacTGATTACAACctcaaatgttttaaatttttgtgcTGTCAATTTCTGAAAGTTTTATGCTTAAGTATTGAACTGGTGCCTTGATTCGTCATTTTATCATGCCACCCCATGATCCCCACCATTTCACATGTTGCCCATCCCAGCATAATACTCTGTATATAGGTCATAGGATGTGATGATATATGGTGCTTTAAGATTGTGTTCTTAGACCAGTAAATTTATTCTTTTACTTGTACCTACACTTTTAGATTTAAATCACCATTTTCTTTTACAAGTAGAACTATTATGCTCTGTATTGGGGTTCTGCAGATATGTGTTTGGTGCTGGCATCACATTATGGACATGGCTGAGAAGGATGCGGTGGAGGGCAGGTGTCCAGCATGTCGTACTCCTTATAACAAGGAAAAAATTGTTGGCACGATGCCAAACTGTGAAAAGTAATATTATGAACTGAGGGATTTATGCTAGATATTATCTCATTGACTTTTATGGTTCtgtaaattttttctttatcaTTCATTGTCTTTGCAGGATTGTGGCTGAGATGAATATGGAGAAAAAGCTGAAGTCACAGAAGACCAAATGTAAAACATCTGATTCAAGGAAGCAACTTAACAATATGCGAGTAATCCAAAGGAATCTTGTCTACATAGTGGGGTTGCCGCTTAATTTAGCAGATGAAGAAGTGCGTACTGTTGTTCATTAACTCTTTGTAAATAATTTTCCACTTGGTTTTCTTCATGACTAAACGCCCTTGATACTTTAAGCAGCTGTTGCAGAGCAAGGAATATTTTGGTAAGTATGGAAGGGTTTTGAAGGTCTCTATATCACGAACAGCAGCTGGCGCTATTCAGCAATTTGCAAATAGTACATGTAGTGTGTAAGTTTTATTCCTGAGGCCTACATTTATTGTTGACTAATTTCCAAATAAAGTGGCAATCTGCTTTTGTCTTTCATTTATTCTGCTATTTGTCTTACTGGTTTCTGCATGCCTATGTTTAAAATAAATCTCAGCGAGTCTTTTTCTTATGAAATGTTTCCTTCGAGCCAGATATATTACCTACACACAAGAGGAGGAAGCAGTTTGCTGTATCCAGTCTGTACATGGATTTCTTTTGGATGGCAGACCTCTAAGGTGATTGCAACCTTTGATTCACAATGTGCTTTTCCCTGTATGATCGTTCACTGATTTGAAATTCCATTTTCCAGAGCATGCTTTGGAACCACAAAATACTGTCATGCATGGCTTAGAAACGTGGTATGACCTCTGAATGAATTTGGGCAAATGAAAACGAATTGTCACCCTGTTTTTTTGGTACacatttgaaaataataattgaaatattttctgaTAGTGAATCTTTTTAATCTTCTTTCCTGCATTTCCTCTAGCCTTGCACAAACCCTGATTGTCTCTACTTGCATGAAATTGGGTCACAAGAAGATAGCTTTACTAAAGATGAAGTGATATCTGCTTACACAAGGTACATGATTTATTCATCCAtctcttattattttttctttttcatttttaaattttgtcacTGTCACCAGATTCTGTTAAATGATATCAGTAAGGGGGGAGAGCACTAGTTTCGGAAGGTGACAAACAGGAGTATTGACAAAAGCCTGATTCTAAAACATAGCATTTGTTTTAAACATTATTTGCACTTTTGACAAGCGCCTTCTTAACAGTTTGATCTCAAGCTGATCTTTGATAAAGACATACCCTAGTCCCTCCATAAGCATAAACTGCCCCTTTTTGGATTTTTATAAACTGGATCCGGCTACAATTGTATTCCATGAACAATTGGTTTTTGATTCCATTAGTATTATCTGCCCCATTCTCATTCTACAGCTTGAAGATGAATGAAAgcatccattttattttattgatagagacactagtaaaaaaaaaaaaaagttgatttcCAAAATTTGTATTTTGCAACCAAAAACTCTTGGCATTGCATTTATATtaagcatggttgaaaaaattgctaggcgctcctcgggcGCCCGGgggcacctagcgcctagggtTCCTATGTGGTGATTAATCGGCGCTTAGGCGTCcgtgaatttttttattttttaaaaatttgtttaattttttttttaaaactggtaattataaactatttaatactttaataattaatactaaaatattaaacattaacctaaaaaacatctagagtttgaacaatttagggttatttcgctcaaaatgatgtcgttttgaatgaaatagcttttttttttttttttaaaagaataatagctaatcggccgactaggtgGCTTAGTCGGTGCCTAGAAGGCCTAGTTGGCGCCTAGGCGGTCGGCGCCTAAGCGACCTAGTCGACTGGCTGCCTAGACCACCGAGTATGGTGATATGCTAGGCGGGCAGCccgcgcctaggcgggattttggCAACATTGATATGAAGCAatggagttaattccaacaaagTTCCTGTGACTCTTAGCTTTGGACTATCAAAATCTTTCCACATTTGGACCTCCTGTTACTCTGTTAGTCCACCGTTCGTCAGCTTGAAAAGAAGCAAGCAATCTGTGAATATCTTCCTAAACTCACCCAACATGTTATGCCCCTTTGTCCCACAGTCTTGGCATCTCTGTTGGCTCCGTGCCTATTCAAGAACTCCATAACTTATCTTCTTTCTCCCAAGTCTTTTCCCTCGGACTCTCCTTGGCGGAGTCAGTTGATACCTTGTTGCCTTTTTCCTGAAGCTCCAAAAAGCCACCTTGGTACTAAACCCTCCAAGCCCACGCGAGTCGCAACATCTCATTATGTTTCCAAATTGGGCTCATGTACTTGCCCTCCTTGGTGGTGGTGTTATGGAaatttttccattttgaaagATTTGTTCTCTCGCCTTGAGTGAGATGGACGAGGGGAATGAGAAGGTGAAGGTGCCGTGTTCAAAGATGAAGTGCTAGATGGGAATTGGATATATAGAGTTGGAGAAACGTAGTGAGAGGCACCGGAAACCACTTGTGGCAGATGCTATGCTGTGGAggggtatttttgtccaaaCAAGTCTATTTTTTTCCCAACAAGCATGGGATTTAAATCCTTAGGAGTTCATTAGGAATTCCAATTCCACAAAATGGAGGAAGTTGAAATTCTTTCCTCTAACCAAACAGTGGAACTCTCACCTTTTGGAATTAGCGAGGAAAATAATTGCAATTCCCCTAACCAAACGCCCTataaagagttttttccacttttggtcctttgaATTTTGTGCTATTGTCAcctatagtcctcgactatcaTTTTTTCCATTATTAGTCATCAACTACTCAACTTTAAAATCttttaccacttttagtccttttagCGAGTTTTCTAGCCAAATAAATGTTCATTGACTTTTGTGGCATTTCCACCTATAGTTATCAactatcatttttctttttaaaattttattattactattagtcCATAttgacttatttattttttttaattttttattttaccgTCTACTTCTAGTCCTTCCGGCAAGTTATCTGGTGGAAATGCCCCAAAAGTCGAAGgataaaatatgtaaaaaacTCTTTCCTTAGATGTGACTCTGACCAACTTATTAAAGCACCATTTAGAAAGACGCTAATTCAATAAGTGCTAATAAGGATGCTTGCACTGCCTTGCATTTTATATTTGCTCACAATAAGTTATTTGCTCGTTTCCTAAAGTTATtacttaaataaaatttataacatacacttgattaaaaaataaataaataaatttttgggaCCAATGTTCTCTTTGTAATAGTTTGTATCAATTTGATTAAGAATAGTTTGATAGAGCTAGGAGATTAAGAAATGGAAGTATGAACAAAAACTATAAATATGGTAGATTTGAGTTCTAAATCGAAAGAATGAGGGAAAAGTTAGATAGCAGGCAACAAGTTATTAAAtctaaaattaactaaattgtGAGTTATTTTTACTACATCTGAAAAATCTAAtgtcttttataaattttagttaaaaagaacaattttaagaaaaagaaaCCATTTTGATCAAATGCAGAGCCTCAAGTCCATTTTGCTTGAGAAGTGAAGGGCTCCTTGATGCCCCTCATTTAACATGCCTCCATAGTGCTGTTGTTTAATTAGTTGGTTGCATCACTTGAGAAGTGAAAATGTGAAATGTTCCTTCTTAACTGTCTTCCCTGTTGCTATTGTTTAATACACTGGTAGCATTCTATTAATGCTACACATGATGTTGCATTTACAGAATCCTACAAAGTGTTGCTTAATATATAAGTGACTCTAGTTCATGTTAGCTAAATGTGTCATTGCATCTCATTCTTGAATGTGAAATACACAGTTTATTAACTGTCTAAATGCACCACATGCAAGCAAAAACTTTTCTTATTTACCATATTTTGGAAAATTGCTGTACACAGAATATTATTATAGCCCAGGCTTTCTTAGTTTCTAGATGAACATCATGGTTATGTGGGTGCACTTGAAGGTTTTAGTTTATGCATCATAATTGATTCATCcagtgctacttatatgtggtTTCCGTTTTAATTCGCGATTATCATTTAGTATGTGcatatcaaaatgaaaaaagCTTTGTTCTAGCATTTTACAGCTGTTTATTGGGTAGCTTTACTAACTTGAATTGTTATTATAAAGGAGTAGAGTTCAACAAATTACGGGTGCTACAAATTGTGTACAGCGGCGGTCAGGGACTCTTTTACCACCACCAGCTGATGATTATTGCCATAATGGCTCTGCTGCTTTGGCAGGGAAACCTATTAGTAAAAGTCTAAATGTaagattttctattttcatatGCTTCATTTTATTACTCTTTGTTTTTAAGGCAAGAGGTAGGACAGCATAAAGATGGAAAACCAAATATTTGGTCCTAATTATTGAAGCATTTCATCATATTATGAGAGCTTTGTTTCAATATTCTGGCATCGTGTTTGCATAATTTAGGATATACTCCATTCTCTATTTTGGCACACACTTTGGCTGCCGATTTGATCTAGTGTTGTTAATTCTGATGCACGCTTATCTCTGTCAGTCTGTTGAATACATAATGTTGTCACCTTTTATACAGATTTCAGCTACAAGTGCCAGAGTTTCTCCCCCAAATAGTAGCTCTGGTAGATCTGCTGCTCTTCCAGCTGGAGCTCTATGGTACATTGTCCTAtgagttttctttttgttgtttatttccatttagcatatatatatataatatgcataaatgtatacattttctAGGGGAACCCGTCCCTCTAATAGCCAACCACCATCTGCAAGTTTACCATGCTCAAATGGATCTCTCAGAGCAAAGCCTGACAAGTGTAGCGATGCAGTGAAATTCTCCACAGCAGTTGGAAAGAGCTCATTTTTGAATGCTGATCCAGGAAAGCAGCTAATCTGTGGTGAAGAAAGCAGCAACAATCAAGATAAAAGCAAAATAAAGATTTCACTACCTGCAAACCAGTATGCTGGTGCAGATCAAGCCTATGTTACTGAGACCCTTGGCACACATGTACTTCCTTCTTGTTCATCTGTGAACAGTCAGTTTCATGGTCACCCTGCTTCTAAGGAAAAAGATGGACATTCAATTAAACCATCAAATCCTACAAGTTCTTTTGACCACTCTATGAAGTCTAACCGACCTGGTTCTCAAAAGGATTCAGATGACACAGCCAAAATTGACACTCAGATATTATGCCCAGATATGTCGTCATTAAGTATTGATAGACTTCAAAAGTCGCGACAGAGTTTTACTGATCAATCAAGGGAGCCATTGAGTTCCCAGATAGAAAGCAAAGTTGCAGTGTACTCTGATGAGAGTCACATAACAAGTGATACATCTGATTCGAGACTGGATTTGCAAACTTCATTTATACAGGATGTTACTTGTGGAAATGGAGATAATTCTTTATCTGCTTATGACCAAAGGCCTAGGGAACCAGAATCAAGTACTGACAGAAGCCACAATCCAAATTCATCAGAGTCTTTTCATTCTTCAACTCAGTGTCTTCTACTGTCTGACAATGTTGGATCTATTAAATCTGATATGCAAATTGTAGGGAAGTTTGACTCAATATTACCGTCTTCAGGTATACAAGGGATCTCTGATGGATATCGGGATGACATAGCTACCTGTAAAACTGCTTTGGAAAGCACCGATAGAAGTTGCTTCTCATTGTCTAATGTAGATCAGAGGAAGGAAATGAAAAGCTTTGAAGGTGGACTTACAGGTGCTAGCCGCAATATCATAGAAGATATGGAAGAAAGTagtataatatcaaatattttgtCATTAGATTTTGATCCATGGAGTGAGCCATTAACTTCGCCTCAGAACTTGGTCAAGTTGTTAGGGGATACTGATAAAAAACCACCACTAAGCTCATTCAAGCTACACAGCAGTAATCAGTCAAGATTCTCCTTTGCAAGAGAGGAGGAACCTATAAGTCAAACAATTGATTTGGAACCATCTCTTTGTTATATTGAGcaaggttttaataattgtCCCAGCCACAATTTCTCCACTAGCAGAGGCTTTCAACCAGATAATCTTGCCAGTCGGCGTGGTTTCTCTCTAGTAAATAAGGACTCTAATAGTTTTTCCAACAGTTACCTTTCTCTCTCTAACCACAAATCATCAGGCAAGTTACATACTCTTCAGTTTGTTGTATGTTATTGTTTTGCGTGGATCTGTTGGGGTGGGGGGCTTgaattacattatttgttagtttgatgTGCTTTTAAATCCCATTCTTTCTCTGAAATCTTGAATCAGTCTCAAGATCTGAGATGTCAGCCCCACCAGGATTTTCAGCAACTAGCAGAGCTCCACCGCCAATCTTTATGTCTCATAATAGAATGGAGAATAATTTTGACTCTCTCCCTGGTTAGTTTACTAAACTTGGTTACACTTgcatttgttctttttgtttgtgAAACACTGCTACTACCTAGAGGTGTATGCATATCCTACTGGGATTTTAAATTCTTGAAAACAAAAACTATAGAAATTTGATTATCTTTCTTTCTTGTTCAATTTTATGACCACATTCTTCTTAGTAGGGAACTACTCACTTCAAACTCCTATGTTGAGGAATCAATATCAGGCTCCACCAACTGGAAATATGGTCTGCAATGAGGATGATATTGAGTTTATAGATCCTGCAATTTTGGCAGTGCATAAAGGGAACGTTCCAAGTGGCTCTAATGCCTCAGGCTTAAATGTGACTTCAGGCTTTCCTCTGCAACTGAGCACTTCTGAAAATGAGGGAAGACTTCATTTTTTAATGCAAAGATCACTTTCTCCACTTAAGAACCAGAGATTTCCTGATACTGGGGACAGTTTTTCTGCCTTTGGTGATGCTTATAGAATTCCTTCTGGGATTTTGGAGCAAACTCTCTCCAGTAATCTCTCCGCATTTTCATCAGTCAGTGTTCCTGAATCTAGGAGCTCTGTTATGTCAAATGGCAACTGGGACATCTGGAACAGGATTAATGGTCAAAATGATTTGGGTGTATCTGAGCTCCTTCAAACAGAAAGGCTGGGTCTTAACAAGCTCTATACTGGATATGAGGATTCTAAGTTTGGTATGACTAATTCAGGCAATTTATATAGAACTTATGGGTTCTAAGGTGCTTGAGAGAGGCTTTTTGGTTGGGCTAGCAACAGAAAGGATGAAATAATCATGGCGTGAACAATAGGATTGCTAAGACAACCTGACCTTTCCATGCTCAGGATGTTTCAATTGCCATTTGTAACACAACCCGCTGATTTTGGCTACTTCATAGACTTGCATCCAAAGATGGGAAGACTGATTTGTGAGTGCCTGAATGACCTATACTTCAAGTTTGGTAAAGAATCTAGCCTTTTGAAAAAGGTTGGTCAGAGGTCAGCATTAAGCTTGTGACTTTACTCTCTAGTAGTATTTTCACTTGGTGGTgcatatttgttattttatactTGCTTTCGACTGTTTGAGGCCTGGGAAGTTGAGAAGAAGATTAGTCTTTGTAATGATGGAAAGATGTTTCACATATACTAATCAACAGACATGAAAGGGGTTGGAACTATCGATGGTTAGGTTCACTTGACATTGAGGTTACAAAGGACTTCTGAAATTGTGCTTATTCCTTTCCAATTTGTACTGTTTTTGAGTCCCGAGGAAGAGGAAACAACTTGCAAATGACTGTACACACTGATTTCAACCATAATCTTCTGACAAAAGATTACCCAGGCGAAAGAAGCTGAAGTCGAGGCTCAATAAGGTTTTATGCAGGATGCTAaagagggttggatttcatctgcTGTTATCTGGTCATGCTGAGAACCGGGACACATTGCTAAACATCAGTTATGGCAAAAATGGGTTCGGGAGGAACCAGTTTGTCATTTTGATAGAGATTGTTTAGGTCACTATACAAACCCGAGCCAAAATTGATGAGATTGAAAACTCTTCATACTATATATAGCATATAGCATGTTCAATATGATGTCTGCTGTGAAAAGTTTGAATAGATATTATAATGATATATAGTAAAATGGTTGAACAATACCAGTGTGCAATGGTTGCTGATATTACTTTCCCTTGGCAAATGCCACCAGCATATGAATATGGGAGAATTGCACATTTCTTTTGAGTTATTAGGTA contains the following coding sequences:
- the LOC116004519 gene encoding uncharacterized protein LOC116004519 isoform X2, which gives rise to MSDEGEKTCPLCAEEMDPTDQQLKPCKCGYEICVWCWHHIMDMAEKDAVEGRCPACRTPYNKEKIVGTMPNCEKIVAEMNMEKKLKSQKTKCKTSDSRKQLNNMRVIQRNLVYIVGLPLNLADEELLQSKEYFGKYGRVLKVSISRTAAGAIQQFANSTCSVYITYTQEEEAVCCIQSVHGFLLDGRPLRACFGTTKYCHAWLRNVPCTNPDCLYLHEIGSQEDSFTKDEVISAYTRSRVQQITGATNCVQRRSGTLLPPPADDYCHNGSAALAGKPISKSLNISATSARVSPPNSSSGRSAALPAGALWGTRPSNSQPPSASLPCSNGSLRAKPDKCSDAVKFSTAVGKSSFLNADPGKQLICGEESSNNQDKSKIKISLPANQYAGADQAYVTETLGTHVLPSCSSVNSQFHGHPASKEKDGHSIKPSNPTSSFDHSMKSNRPGSQKDSDDTAKIDTQILCPDMSSLSIDRLQKSRQSFTDQSREPLSSQIESKVAVYSDESHITSDTSDSRLDLQTSFIQDVTCGNGDNSLSAYDQRPREPESSTDRSHNPNSSESFHSSTQCLLLSDNVGSIKSDMQIVGKFDSILPSSGIQGISDGYRDDIATCKTALESTDRSCFSLSNVDQRKEMKSFEGGLTGASRNIIEDMEESSIISNILSLDFDPWSEPLTSPQNLVKLLGDTDKKPPLSSFKLHSSNQSRFSFAREEEPISQTIDLEPSLCYIEQGFNNCPSHNFSTSRGFQPDNLASRRGFSLVNKDSNSFSNSYLSLSNHKSSVSRSEMSAPPGFSATSRAPPPIFMSHNRMENNFDSLPGNYSLQTPMLRNQYQAPPTGNMVCNEDDIEFIDPAILAVHKGNVPSGSNASGLNVTSGFPLQLSTSENEGRLHFLMQRSLSPLKNQRFPDTGDSFSAFGDAYRIPSGILEQTLSSNLSAFSSVSVPESRSSVMSNGNWDIWNRINGQNDLGVSELLQTERLGLNKLYTGYEDSKFGMTNSGNLYRTYGF
- the LOC116004519 gene encoding uncharacterized protein LOC116004519 isoform X1, which translates into the protein MSDEGEKTCPLCAEEMDPTDQQLKPCKCGYEICVWCWHHIMDMAEKDAVEGRCPACRTPYNKEKIVGTMPNCEKIVAEMNMEKKLKSQKTKCKTSDSRKQLNNMRVIQRNLVYIVGLPLNLADEELLQSKEYFGKYGRVLKVSISRTAAGAIQQFANSTCSVYITYTQEEEAVCCIQSVHGFLLDGRPLRACFGTTKYCHAWLRNVPCTNPDCLYLHEIGSQEDSFTKDEVISAYTRSRVQQITGATNCVQRRSGTLLPPPADDYCHNGSAALAGKPISKSLNISATSARVSPPNSSSGRSAALPAGALWGTRPSNSQPPSASLPCSNGSLRAKPDKCSDAVKFSTAVGKSSFLNADPGKQLICGEESSNNQDKSKIKISLPANQYAGADQAYVTETLGTHVLPSCSSVNSQFHGHPASKEKDGHSIKPSNPTSSFDHSMKSNRPGSQKDSDDTAKIDTQILCPDMSSLSIDRLQKSRQSFTDQSREPLSSQIESKVAVYSDESHITSDTSDSRLDLQTSFIQDVTCGNGDNSLSAYDQRPREPESSTDRSHNPNSSESFHSSTQCLLLSDNVGSIKSDMQIVGKFDSILPSSGIQGISDGYRDDIATCKTALESTDRSCFSLSNVDQRKEMKSFEGGLTGASRNIIEDMEESSIISNILSLDFDPWSEPLTSPQNLVKLLGDTDKKPPLSSFKLHSSNQSRFSFAREEEPISQTIDLEPSLCYIEQGFNNCPSHNFSTSRGFQPDNLASRRGFSLVNKDSNSFSNSYLSLSNHKSSVSRSEMSAPPGFSATSRAPPPIFMSHNRMENNFDSLPVGNYSLQTPMLRNQYQAPPTGNMVCNEDDIEFIDPAILAVHKGNVPSGSNASGLNVTSGFPLQLSTSENEGRLHFLMQRSLSPLKNQRFPDTGDSFSAFGDAYRIPSGILEQTLSSNLSAFSSVSVPESRSSVMSNGNWDIWNRINGQNDLGVSELLQTERLGLNKLYTGYEDSKFGMTNSGNLYRTYGF
- the LOC116004519 gene encoding uncharacterized protein LOC116004519 isoform X3, translating into MSDEGEKTCPLCAEEMDPTDQQLKPCKCGYEICVWCWHHIMDMAEKDAVEGRCPACRTPYNKEKIVGTMPNCEKIVAEMNMEKKLKSQKTKCKTSDSRKQLNNMRVIQRNLVYIVGLPLNLADEELLQSKEYFGKYGRVLKVSISRTAAGAIQQFANSTCSVYITYTQEEEAVCCIQSVHGFLLDGRPLRACFGTTKYCHAWLRNVPCTNPDCLYLHEIGSQEDSFTKDEVISAYTRVQQITGATNCVQRRSGTLLPPPADDYCHNGSAALAGKPISKSLNISATSARVSPPNSSSGRSAALPAGALWGTRPSNSQPPSASLPCSNGSLRAKPDKCSDAVKFSTAVGKSSFLNADPGKQLICGEESSNNQDKSKIKISLPANQYAGADQAYVTETLGTHVLPSCSSVNSQFHGHPASKEKDGHSIKPSNPTSSFDHSMKSNRPGSQKDSDDTAKIDTQILCPDMSSLSIDRLQKSRQSFTDQSREPLSSQIESKVAVYSDESHITSDTSDSRLDLQTSFIQDVTCGNGDNSLSAYDQRPREPESSTDRSHNPNSSESFHSSTQCLLLSDNVGSIKSDMQIVGKFDSILPSSGIQGISDGYRDDIATCKTALESTDRSCFSLSNVDQRKEMKSFEGGLTGASRNIIEDMEESSIISNILSLDFDPWSEPLTSPQNLVKLLGDTDKKPPLSSFKLHSSNQSRFSFAREEEPISQTIDLEPSLCYIEQGFNNCPSHNFSTSRGFQPDNLASRRGFSLVNKDSNSFSNSYLSLSNHKSSVSRSEMSAPPGFSATSRAPPPIFMSHNRMENNFDSLPVGNYSLQTPMLRNQYQAPPTGNMVCNEDDIEFIDPAILAVHKGNVPSGSNASGLNVTSGFPLQLSTSENEGRLHFLMQRSLSPLKNQRFPDTGDSFSAFGDAYRIPSGILEQTLSSNLSAFSSVSVPESRSSVMSNGNWDIWNRINGQNDLGVSELLQTERLGLNKLYTGYEDSKFGMTNSGNLYRTYGF